A region of Solanum dulcamara chromosome 7, daSolDulc1.2, whole genome shotgun sequence DNA encodes the following proteins:
- the LOC129896237 gene encoding uncharacterized protein LOC129896237 isoform X1, with protein MLCTISTQKSAGSNWLDRLRSSKGFSFADNRNLEQFLTHQSPNGSDSLPHHTETELRDDKNNTGSESSSDPIRPVNEPVLRRGQAPAAPHNSGENEELSSVVTNVLSELFCMGESTSFPKFNVKRGSRKQTNPRFCASSEINSDAVVEDGQRKDEIASLVKYRVEIKDSQVKLLEQGHISNLAEEEDKSHANLMGFSRTEVMVIDTSCAPWKFEKLLFRKKNVWKVRDKKSKTMNLGKKKRKADVTNEDAGGEKKRKIISGHDGDAAKGRECKYSVSEKLQLDDKLEETCKRTSDSVGQPSKKKQGYLKLKRASSSVVLIKSIPTSKKNGTGTAKNFLKPSHRQCQAQ; from the exons ATGCTCTGTACCATTTCTACTCAGAAATCGGCCGGTTCAAACTGGCTAGACCGGCTCCGATCATCAAAGGGCTTCTCCTTTGCCGACAACCGCAATCTCGAACAATTTCTAACTCACCAGAGTCCTAACGGATCCGATTCTCTTCCTCACCATACCGAAACCGAGCTAAgagatgataaaaataataccgGTTCGGAATCCAGCTCCGATCCAATTCGGCCCGTGAACGAACCGGTCCTCCGTCGGGGCCAAGCTCCAGCAGCACCACATAACAGTGGAGAAAACGAAGAACTGAGTAGTGTAGTTACGAATGTCCTCTCCGAGTTATTTTGTATGGGGGAATCAACTAGTTTCCCTAAGTTCAATGTGAAAAGGGGCTCCCGCAAACAGACGAACCCTAGGTTTTGTGCCTCATCGGAAATCAATAGTGATGCTGTAGTCGAGGATGGTCAGAGGAAGGACGAAATTGCGTCGCTCGTCAAATATCGGGTGGAAATAAAGGATTCTCAGGTTAAGCTATTAGAGCAGGGCCATATTTCAAACTTAGCGGAAGAGGAGGACAAGTCTCACGCCAATCTGATGGGATTTTCACGGACCGAAGTAATGGTGATAGATACGAGCTGTGCACCGTGGAAATTTGAGAAGTTGCTTTTCAGAAAGAAGAACGTCTGGAAGGTTCGTGATAAAAAAAGTAAGACAATgaatttggggaagaagaagaggaaagcTGATGTGACAAATGAGGATGCTGGTGGTGAGAAGAAGCGGAAGATTATAAGCGGACATGATGGTGATGCTGCAAAAGGGAGAGAATGCAAGTATTCAGTCAGTGAA AAGCTTCAGTTGGATGATAAATTGGAAGAAACTTGTAAAAGGACATCTGATTCTGTTGGCCAGCCTTCCAAGAAGAAACAAGGGTACTT AAAATTAAAGAGGGCATCTTCATCAGTTGTTCTAATCAAGAGCATTCCAACAAGTAAGAAAAATGGAACAGGCACTGCTAAGAATTTTCTGAAGCCATCTCATCGACAGTGTCAGGCTCAATAA
- the LOC129896237 gene encoding uncharacterized protein LOC129896237 isoform X2 yields the protein MLCTISTQKSAGSNWLDRLRSSKGFSFADNRNLEQFLTHQSPNGSDSLPHHTETELRDDKNNTGSESSSDPIRPVNEPVLRRGQAPAAPHNSGENEELSSVVTNVLSELFCMGESTSFPKFNVKRGSRKQTNPRFCASSEINSDAVVEDGQRKDEIASLVKYRVEIKDSQVKLLEQGHISNLAEEEDKSHANLMGFSRTEVMVIDTSCAPWKFEKLLFRKKNVWKVRDKKSKTMNLGKKKRKADVTNEDAGGEKKRKIISGHDGDAAKGRECKYSVSEKLQLDDKLEETCKRTSDSVGQPSKKKQGKLKRASSSVVLIKSIPTSKKNGTGTAKNFLKPSHRQCQAQ from the exons ATGCTCTGTACCATTTCTACTCAGAAATCGGCCGGTTCAAACTGGCTAGACCGGCTCCGATCATCAAAGGGCTTCTCCTTTGCCGACAACCGCAATCTCGAACAATTTCTAACTCACCAGAGTCCTAACGGATCCGATTCTCTTCCTCACCATACCGAAACCGAGCTAAgagatgataaaaataataccgGTTCGGAATCCAGCTCCGATCCAATTCGGCCCGTGAACGAACCGGTCCTCCGTCGGGGCCAAGCTCCAGCAGCACCACATAACAGTGGAGAAAACGAAGAACTGAGTAGTGTAGTTACGAATGTCCTCTCCGAGTTATTTTGTATGGGGGAATCAACTAGTTTCCCTAAGTTCAATGTGAAAAGGGGCTCCCGCAAACAGACGAACCCTAGGTTTTGTGCCTCATCGGAAATCAATAGTGATGCTGTAGTCGAGGATGGTCAGAGGAAGGACGAAATTGCGTCGCTCGTCAAATATCGGGTGGAAATAAAGGATTCTCAGGTTAAGCTATTAGAGCAGGGCCATATTTCAAACTTAGCGGAAGAGGAGGACAAGTCTCACGCCAATCTGATGGGATTTTCACGGACCGAAGTAATGGTGATAGATACGAGCTGTGCACCGTGGAAATTTGAGAAGTTGCTTTTCAGAAAGAAGAACGTCTGGAAGGTTCGTGATAAAAAAAGTAAGACAATgaatttggggaagaagaagaggaaagcTGATGTGACAAATGAGGATGCTGGTGGTGAGAAGAAGCGGAAGATTATAAGCGGACATGATGGTGATGCTGCAAAAGGGAGAGAATGCAAGTATTCAGTCAGTGAA AAGCTTCAGTTGGATGATAAATTGGAAGAAACTTGTAAAAGGACATCTGATTCTGTTGGCCAGCCTTCCAAGAAGAAACAAGG AAAATTAAAGAGGGCATCTTCATCAGTTGTTCTAATCAAGAGCATTCCAACAAGTAAGAAAAATGGAACAGGCACTGCTAAGAATTTTCTGAAGCCATCTCATCGACAGTGTCAGGCTCAATAA